The Castanea sativa cultivar Marrone di Chiusa Pesio chromosome 4, ASM4071231v1 sequence GTTAGCCCACTTCTATGGTTTTATTCTTCATGATGATACCTAGATGGGGATATCTGCATCGGGTACTACTACTAGTTGTCTGGTGTGTGCCTAACTcgatacaacaataacaaagccttagtcccaaactTTTGGGGGGACTATAGATCCTTGACAAATTAGTTAGGGTCGAccacatgcatttttttttcttttctatttgaattcatTCTCTCTACTATTTCTctaatttacatgttattttttattacttctactaCCAATTGTCTTCCTCTACCTTCTTTTGTTCCCTCAACTTGGATCAACTCACTCTTTCTCACTAGTGCATTAATCACTCTCCTCTGAATATGACTAAACCATCTCAAGCGACTTTCCTTAATCTTTTAATCAATAGAGGTCACCCCTATCTTTAAGTGAATTTCCTCATTTCAAACCCTATCTTTCCTTGTATTTTCACTTATCCATCCTAACATTCTTGTTTCAGCTTCAGTCATTTAATAGATATGTTGACTCTTTATAGCCCAACATTGGTACTGTAGAGCATTGTtggtcatatatatttttgtaagtATAACTTTCACTGGTGACTGAACCTATGAAGACTTGCTAAGGAAGTGTTTTTAATAGTTGTTTATTGTGTATTTGAAACCTAGTCTTAGTAGTTTTAggcaggaaaaaaaatctaaatcatCTTGTTCAATTTGGTGTTTTGCAGAAAAGATATGCTACAGTGCTTGAGAGATTAAAATTTCCTCTTTACAAAAGGGATGGGTTTCTTTTGAGTTCATTTCATGGCTATCTTCATCTCCTAGATTGATTATTCATATTCTGAATTTCACCTTTTTGGATGCCCTTAAGCTGCTGGCTGAACATTTTGTACACGGGTTGCacagcctatatatatatataggggggAGAGTCTGTATTTTAATCGTGAGATgatatttttaattcataatttttttagttttgtagcAGATTGAGTTATTTTACTACTTACTTGATTTGACAAATAGTGATTTTTGTGCATTGAAGAGAATATGGTCAGAGTGGGGGTTAGGCAATGGTATAAAAGTTGCTTTTGGGTGCTaagatttataaattaaaaaaaaaaaatgtttcacatGAGTTGTTTAATAGATTATAGGAAAAATATCTACAGCCATTATCCTGagccaaaaataatataaaagtagGCATGTTTATCTCCTGAAATTAAGAGTGAATAGTACTTGTGGATGGTGGATGGATGTTATCAATTTAAGGTCCTTTTGttctccccctcttttttttcttttcttttctttattaaatttcatCTGGAAAATATCTGTACATTACAATGACAGCTTCAtgtttgtattgttataaactCCACTGGTTGAAACGTTAACTGAAGCTTGTTGAAAACCATATACGAACTCATGCTTTAGTGGATATGTATAACCTTGCCCCAAGGGGAAACCTGCATTAGTGCACTGataataaggaaataaataaaggcttctgaagaaatgaagagTTTGATAATCTGTCTTGCTAATTGCTTTTTGCAGATCAAAACCATGAAGGACTTGTACTTGCCTGAAATAAGTGAAATGTACCAGAAAATTGCTGCTAAATTGCAGCAGGTATGTTGTGCTTCAAAAATTCCCTGTGCAATTCATTGCCTAAGTTAACTCATTATTCAGCATATCACATCATAGTTTTGGTATTAATGGCATCCTTTTGGAGAGATGGATATGTGGTTGAAAGTAGTGGCAGCTATCCTCATGGGGCTGTTAATGCTTAGAAACACTCTGCTCTTTACCATATAGgagcaaattaaaaataacttgATTATGTTTTGTAACTTGATCTTTGTCCTTTACTAGAATTCTtgttcttataattattttttgggtaaatttcaCTTACTACCCCTGAGGTTTGGCAAAATATCAATGAGGTCCAAAAGATTTCAAATTTGGCAATTTGAGTCCTTTAGTCCAAACGCcgttatttattttagtttctctctctcaccctcaaacctttcttctctctcctcactctTTCTCTAGCTCCCTCATCCCTTTTTCCACTCTTAGACCACTCTttcttctcactctctcttaGAAAGagagaaccaaaaaagaagaagggggaAATGGCTACGGTGACTTCCTTCTCCAGAGGATTCGCTTCAAGATCTGAGGAAAACGACGTCGCCATCATTGGAGGTGGCCCTGGTGTCTACATCGCCGCCATCAAAGCCGCTCAGTTGGGTCTCGAGACCACTTGTATTGAGAAGCATGGTGCTCTTGGTGGCACCTGCCTCAATGTCGGTTGCATCCCCTCCAAGGTTCgattaaattttacttttttttttttgagatctGATTAGTTAATTTGTTGtagtattgtaatttttttcggTGTGGATCTATGCAGGCTCTCGTGGTCTTTGTGGTGGCGTTGTGCTATGGGTTAGGAGTGGTTCGTGGGTGTGGATCGGCATTGGAGGGTTTGGGTTATTTGTGGGTTGGTGGTAAATGTTTGtggattttggtttggattgatTGCGGGTTAGTAGTGCGGTGGAGGCTTGTGGATTTTGGTTTAGATCGGTTGAGGATCGGCGGTGGAGGTTTGTGGATTTTGGTTTGGatcggtggtggtggttttttttttttttttttttagcacagATTTTGAGTTGGTTTGAGCAAAGGTTTTGTGGGTTCTTATGAATGGTTATGTTAAGTGTAATATGGTTTCTTAAGCTTTGAGGGATATATTGGTGAGTGGAGTTGAGCTTGATGAATTTTGTGTAAACTGCTTGTGCTCAAATTGGGGCGGTTTTGCAAGGGAAATAGATTCGTGAATCATGAGTATGTTAGGAAGAGGAATGGGATGGAGACAGATGTGTTTgagggtgagagagagaaactaaaataaataacgGTGTTACAATCCGTTTGGATTAAAGGACTCAAATTGCCAGTTTTGAAATCTTTTGGATCTCCTTGGTATTTTGTCAAACCTCAGGGGTAGTTAATGaaatttatgcttttttttttttttgttctccaGCATGATTCTCTTCCACAACAATCAAATTCAGATCAACTTGAGAAGTTGAAAGTATTTAAGACTATGTTGGAGCGTATTATAACATTCTTACAGgtttccaaaaataatatatcactTGGTTACAAGGAGAAGTTTGGGTCATATGAGAAGCagatattaaattttataaacgTTAATCGGCCTAAGATGCCTGCACTGCAACAAGGACAGCTTCCTGTGCCTCATATGCAATCTGTGCTGTCTCATGAGAATAAAGAGTGAGACCAATACAAGGAGGTCGTTTGTACACTTAACAAAGAGCTGACGGATACGCAAGCCAAGCTGAAGGAGGAGTCCCGTCTAAGGGAGGAGGCGGAAAAAGCAAAGACTAATATGACAACAGAGCTGGAGGCCCTGAGGGAGCAAATGGATAAGGCCAGGGCTGATGCCGTGGCGGAGTTCTAGGTCTCTCAACCCTTCTTTGACGCGTGTGGCGTCTATTATGGTGACGGGTTCAACGATTGCTTAGAGCAGGTGGGAGCTGCTTATCCTGATCTCGACTTGTCCCAGATTGCTATAAACTACACAATCCTGCCGACACCTGGAGGAGATGGTGTCGTGGCAGCCTCGTCTGTTGTGGATCCGTCGGCCGGTGATGGTTCGTCTACCGTGGATCTAGCTACTCCTGACGCTCCTTTGTCCTAATTTCCCCCCTCTtctatttatttgaattttatgtaAGATCACTTGTAATATAGGAATTAATGCCCCCTTCTTTTAGGCTTTTATTGTAGAAACATTGATCCTTTTTTGGGCTATATCTATTGTTTTTCTTCGTTGCCTatacttatattttttactatattCGTGTGTATGTCCTCGTTGTATTGGTATCGTTTGATCCCCTAGTCTATCTGTAGGTAGAgcttaataaaaagagtttCAAACCTAGTACTCGTTGGTATTTATGGTCGTCTGTCCATCTCGTAGGTAGGATTTAGGATAATTTTTAAGACCAGGTACCTGTGGGTATCCATGGTCGTCTGTCCACTTCGTAGGTAGTACTTAGGATAATTTTTAAGACCAAGTCCGTGGTCGTCTGTAGGACTTAGCGTGGTTTAGACAGTCCACCAAGGGCAGAGAGTAGAGCAACGTTTCTGATAATGCATCCAAATCTTATTAATAATGAAAAGAGCTTAAAAAGAAACTCAACATCCTTAACATTGTTTAGAAAATGGAAAAacgaaaagaatgaaaagaaagcaataaaattaGGTGCATTCGACTACTACTGGTAGTTTTTCCTCAAATGCTCGGTGTTCTGTGGGTGATGGAGTTTCTACCCGTCGAGGATTTCCAAGTAGTAAGTTCCCTTCCTATGGCAGTCGGCAATCTTGTAAGGTCCCTCCCAATTGGGGCCTAACTTATCTTGTGAGGGATCTCTAGTGGCTGTTGTTACCTTCTTAGGACCAGGTCCCCGGCTTGAAAATGACGAGacctgatcttggtgttgtagTGCTTTGCCATAAGGTCATGATAACAAGCCATCCTTTGTTCTATCATTGCTCTAACTTCGTCACGAAGATCTAATTGTAGGGGCTTCCCTTCTTCGTTTCTTCCTTCATCATGGTGGGATACTCGGTAGATGGTTAGTCCTACTTCCCCCGAGATGACAGCATCGTGCCCGTATGCTAGGCGGAAAGGTGTCTCTCTTGTAGGTGTGTGAATCGTCGTCCTATATGCCCATAAGACACCGGGTAACTCTTCTAGCCATATGTcatttgccccctcaagccgagtcttgatcaTTTtgagcagggatcggtttgtgacttcaacttgtctgTTGGCTTGGGGTTGCGCAGGAGACGAGTAATGGTTTTTGATCTCCAATTTTTGGCATAAATCTCTAAATGCGTCATTGTTGAATTGCTTTCCGTTGTCAGAGACGATAACCTTAGGGATCCCAAAGCGACAAATGATACTTTTCCAGTTGAAGCTTCAGACATTTTTCTCTGTGATAGTGGCCAATGGTTCTGCCTCGActcatttggtgaagtagttaATTCCTACAACTAGGAACTTAAGCTGCCGTATGGCGATGGGGAAGGgacccactatgtccaatccccactgggCGAAAGGTCAGAGGGCGCTCATTGGAGTAAGTTCTTCAATTGGTTGTCGTGTGATGTTGCTGAAGTATTGACACTTGTCACATGCCTTCACGTAGGAAAGAGGAGGTCTGAT is a genomic window containing:
- the LOC142630970 gene encoding mediator of RNA polymerase II transcription subunit 15a-like, with product MKSLIICLANCFLQIKTMKDLYLPEISEMYQKIAAKLQQHDSLPQQSNSDQLEKLKVFKTMLERIITFLQVSKNNISLGYKEKFGSYEKQILNFINVNRPKMPALQQGQLPVPHMQSVLSHENKE